A stretch of Solenopsis invicta isolate M01_SB chromosome 9, UNIL_Sinv_3.0, whole genome shotgun sequence DNA encodes these proteins:
- the LOC120358665 gene encoding uncharacterized protein LOC120358665 isoform X2, whose protein sequence is MSRKPIFLVGSMRKQITGSKLPCQRDVLSVLFYNMREVKLNLHDSASLVIDECLIFWKKARIPTQDRSDCIKKCKKLYENFKKLGKHKTRASISCRQKEKEFEDSLNNLFDIAHANALDIIKINEDKEFLLMQRKNGRPGCMLGIDMKLTTAELKKAAQEEKELQRRRKQYCEIASTVHDYLSSFTDSSNESEMEIETDIPFSSQPGTSKSEEYAETETENNFSSSPKLSKSKRARKNILTARLSAALDRCKISDRDAVHILTACVDAINLNPQEFVINRTSIKTAREYYRKKISLDVKSKFYNLNLNFVVIHWDSKILPDITGKKNVDRLPVIATAPNVEQLLGVPELSSGTGREISSAVYDTLHEWSLLDIVQAVVFDTTASNTGRLKGACYLLEQKLDRDILFLACRHHIFEIVLQGVFDEIQLFPSKGPDVPLFKRFKNTWKDIDQTQYLTWLSDASVREMLKDDANEILLYAKKKIEEDLPRDDYQEFLELIIIFLGETPSRGIHFHQPGACHLARWMAKAIYCLKIYMFRQQFKLTHKEEKALRRICCFIIKCYAEAWFSAPNAIEAPLNDINFLKKLIAYKIDDKLVAEKAINKFINHLWYLNEECAAFSIFDERISDEERRDIAQKILLDRETNEADEKNDKEPEEMREKLFIKLDDLEYFLNKDLPQEIITNNSKKLFGRFEISQDFLQLDPMHWKDQDSYKKGRKIINSLRVVNDTAERGVKLMEEFNSKFTYDESQKQFILQAVQDYRKRYPGHSRETLNKPYL, encoded by the exons atgtcacGAAAACCTATTTTTCTTGTCGGTTCAATGAGAAAACAAATTACTGGTAGTAAATTACCATGCCAAAGAGATGTTTTAAGtgtattgttttacaatatgcGTGAAGTGAAATTAAACTTACATGACAGTGCTTCTCTTGTAATTGacgaatgtttaatattttggaaaaaggcTCGTATACCAACTCAAGATCGTTctgattgtattaaaaaatgcaagaagCTGTATGAAAACTTCAAAAAGCTGGGAAAGCATAAAACGCGAGCGAGTATATCTTGTagacaaaaagagaaagaatttgAAGACAGCTTAAATAATCTCTTTGATATAGCACATGCTAATGcattagatataataaaaatcaatgaagatAAGGAATTTTTACTTATGCAAAGGAAAAATGGACGACCTGGTTGTATGTTGGGAATAGATATGAAATTAACTACTGCCGAATTGAAGAAAGCTGCGCAAGAAGAAAAGGAAttgcaaagaagaagaaaacaatattgTGAAATTGCAAGTACAG TACATGATTATCTGTCTTCTTTTACTGATTCTTCTAACGAGTCGGAAATGGAAATTGAAACAGATATACCATTTTCTAGCCAACCCGGCACATCAAAAAGTGAAGAATATGCAGAAACggaaacagaaaataatttttcttcgagTCCTAAGCTGTCAAAAAGTAAAAGagctagaaaaaatattttgactgcTCGACTCTCAGCAGCATTAGACAGATGTAAAATTAGTGATAGGGACGCTGTTCACATATTGACAGCTTGCGTAGATGCTATCAATTTAAATCCACAAGAGTTCGTCATTAATCGAACTTCCATTAAGACAGCTCGAGAATATTATCGTAAAAAGATCTCACTGGATGTAAAGTCAAAATTCtacaatttgaatttaaattttgtggTTATTCATTGGGATTCTAAGATACTTCCAGACAttactggaaaaaaaaatgttgatcgtCTTCCAGTCATAGCTACAGCTCCAAACGTAGAGCAACTTTTAGGAGTTCCTGAACTTTCGTCGGGAACTGGACGTGAAATATCATCGGCTGTTTACGATACCTTACACGAATGGTCATTATTAGATATTGTTCAAGCTGTCGTTTTTGATACCACTGCAAGCAATACAGGTCGTTTGAAAGGTGCATGTTATCTTTTGGAACAAAAACTGGAtcgtgatattttatttctggcTTGCCGTCATCACATTTTCGAAATTGTACTGCAAGGCGTATTTGACGAAATACAACTTTTTCCTAGTAAAGGACCAGACGTACCCCTATTCAAAAGGTTCAAAAATACATGGAAAGATATTGACCAAACGCAATATTTAACATGGTTGTCAGATGCAAGTGTTAGAGAAATGTTAAAAGACGATGCAAATGAGATATTACtctatgctaaaaaaaaaattgaagaagatCTACCTCGTGACGATTATcaagaatttttagaattaattataatattcttaggAGAGACACCATCACGAGGAATACATTTTCATCAGCCTGGAGCATGTCATTTAGCTCGATGGATGGCCAAAGCAATATattgcttaaaaatatatatgtttagaCAACAATTCAAATTAACCCATAAGGAGGAAAAAGCTCTAAGACGgatttgttgttttataataaaatgctatGCAGAGGCATGGTTTTCTGCTCCGAACGCGATCGAAGCTCCTCTTAACGatatcaattttctaaaaaaattgatagcTTATAAGATCGACGACAAATTAGTTGCGGAAAAAgcaattaataagtttattaaccATTTATGGTATTTGAATGAAGAATGTGCGGCTTTTTCTATATTTGATGAAAGAATAAGTGATGAAGAGAGAAGAGATATAGCACAAAAGATACTTCTGGACAGAGAAACAAATGAAGCGGACGAAAAAAACGATAAAGAACCAGAAGAAATGAGAGAGAAACTATTTATCAAATTAGATGATTTGGAATACTTCCTTAATAAAGATCTTCCCCAGGAAATAATTACGAataattcgaaaaaattatttggtagGTTCGAAATTTCTCAAGATTTTCTACAACTAGATCCTATGCACTGGAAAGATCAGGATAGTTataaaaaaggaaggaaaatcATAAATTCTTTGAGAGTGGTAAACGATACAGCGGAAAGAGGTGTAAAATTGATGGAAGAGTTTAACTCAAAATTTACGTATGACGAATctcaaaaacaatttattttacag GCGGTACAAGATTATCGTAAAAGGTATCCAGGACATAGTCGAGAGACGTTAAATAAACCATActtatag
- the LOC120358665 gene encoding uncharacterized protein LOC120358665 isoform X1 has product MSRKPIFLVGSMRKQITGSKLPCQRDVLSVLFYNMREVKLNLHDSASLVIDECLIFWKKARIPTQDRSDCIKKCKKLYENFKKLGKHKTRASISCRQKEKEFEDSLNNLFDIAHANALDIIKINEDKEFLLMQRKNGRPGCMLGIDMKLTTAELKKAAQEEKELQRRRKQYCEIASTVHDYLSSFTDSSNESEMEIETDIPFSSQPGTSKSEEYAETETENNFSSSPKLSKSKRARKNILTARLSAALDRCKISDRDAVHILTACVDAINLNPQEFVINRTSIKTAREYYRKKISLDVKSKFYNLNLNFVVIHWDSKILPDITGKKNVDRLPVIATAPNVEQLLGVPELSSGTGREISSAVYDTLHEWSLLDIVQAVVFDTTASNTGRLKGACYLLEQKLDRDILFLACRHHIFEIVLQGVFDEIQLFPSKGPDVPLFKRFKNTWKDIDQTQYLTWLSDASVREMLKDDANEILLYAKKKIEEDLPRDDYQEFLELIIIFLGETPSRGIHFHQPGACHLARWMAKAIYCLKIYMFRQQFKLTHKEEKALRRICCFIIKCYAEAWFSAPNAIEAPLNDINFLKKLIAYKIDDKLVAEKAINKFINHLWYLNEECAAFSIFDERISDEERRDIAQKILLDRETNEADEKNDKEPEEMREKLFIKLDDLEYFLNKDLPQEIITNNSKKLFGRFEISQDFLQLDPMHWKDQDSYKKGRKIINSLRVVNDTAERGVKLMEEFNSKFTYDESQKQFILQVCKISFLIFFQLFHLYCASIFVNFYYI; this is encoded by the exons atgtcacGAAAACCTATTTTTCTTGTCGGTTCAATGAGAAAACAAATTACTGGTAGTAAATTACCATGCCAAAGAGATGTTTTAAGtgtattgttttacaatatgcGTGAAGTGAAATTAAACTTACATGACAGTGCTTCTCTTGTAATTGacgaatgtttaatattttggaaaaaggcTCGTATACCAACTCAAGATCGTTctgattgtattaaaaaatgcaagaagCTGTATGAAAACTTCAAAAAGCTGGGAAAGCATAAAACGCGAGCGAGTATATCTTGTagacaaaaagagaaagaatttgAAGACAGCTTAAATAATCTCTTTGATATAGCACATGCTAATGcattagatataataaaaatcaatgaagatAAGGAATTTTTACTTATGCAAAGGAAAAATGGACGACCTGGTTGTATGTTGGGAATAGATATGAAATTAACTACTGCCGAATTGAAGAAAGCTGCGCAAGAAGAAAAGGAAttgcaaagaagaagaaaacaatattgTGAAATTGCAAGTACAG TACATGATTATCTGTCTTCTTTTACTGATTCTTCTAACGAGTCGGAAATGGAAATTGAAACAGATATACCATTTTCTAGCCAACCCGGCACATCAAAAAGTGAAGAATATGCAGAAACggaaacagaaaataatttttcttcgagTCCTAAGCTGTCAAAAAGTAAAAGagctagaaaaaatattttgactgcTCGACTCTCAGCAGCATTAGACAGATGTAAAATTAGTGATAGGGACGCTGTTCACATATTGACAGCTTGCGTAGATGCTATCAATTTAAATCCACAAGAGTTCGTCATTAATCGAACTTCCATTAAGACAGCTCGAGAATATTATCGTAAAAAGATCTCACTGGATGTAAAGTCAAAATTCtacaatttgaatttaaattttgtggTTATTCATTGGGATTCTAAGATACTTCCAGACAttactggaaaaaaaaatgttgatcgtCTTCCAGTCATAGCTACAGCTCCAAACGTAGAGCAACTTTTAGGAGTTCCTGAACTTTCGTCGGGAACTGGACGTGAAATATCATCGGCTGTTTACGATACCTTACACGAATGGTCATTATTAGATATTGTTCAAGCTGTCGTTTTTGATACCACTGCAAGCAATACAGGTCGTTTGAAAGGTGCATGTTATCTTTTGGAACAAAAACTGGAtcgtgatattttatttctggcTTGCCGTCATCACATTTTCGAAATTGTACTGCAAGGCGTATTTGACGAAATACAACTTTTTCCTAGTAAAGGACCAGACGTACCCCTATTCAAAAGGTTCAAAAATACATGGAAAGATATTGACCAAACGCAATATTTAACATGGTTGTCAGATGCAAGTGTTAGAGAAATGTTAAAAGACGATGCAAATGAGATATTACtctatgctaaaaaaaaaattgaagaagatCTACCTCGTGACGATTATcaagaatttttagaattaattataatattcttaggAGAGACACCATCACGAGGAATACATTTTCATCAGCCTGGAGCATGTCATTTAGCTCGATGGATGGCCAAAGCAATATattgcttaaaaatatatatgtttagaCAACAATTCAAATTAACCCATAAGGAGGAAAAAGCTCTAAGACGgatttgttgttttataataaaatgctatGCAGAGGCATGGTTTTCTGCTCCGAACGCGATCGAAGCTCCTCTTAACGatatcaattttctaaaaaaattgatagcTTATAAGATCGACGACAAATTAGTTGCGGAAAAAgcaattaataagtttattaaccATTTATGGTATTTGAATGAAGAATGTGCGGCTTTTTCTATATTTGATGAAAGAATAAGTGATGAAGAGAGAAGAGATATAGCACAAAAGATACTTCTGGACAGAGAAACAAATGAAGCGGACGAAAAAAACGATAAAGAACCAGAAGAAATGAGAGAGAAACTATTTATCAAATTAGATGATTTGGAATACTTCCTTAATAAAGATCTTCCCCAGGAAATAATTACGAataattcgaaaaaattatttggtagGTTCGAAATTTCTCAAGATTTTCTACAACTAGATCCTATGCACTGGAAAGATCAGGATAGTTataaaaaaggaaggaaaatcATAAATTCTTTGAGAGTGGTAAACGATACAGCGGAAAGAGGTGTAAAATTGATGGAAGAGTTTAACTCAAAATTTACGTATGACGAATctcaaaaacaatttattttacaggttTGCAAGATCTcgtttctgatattttttcaacttttccaTTTGTATTGTGCctctatttttgttaatttttattatatataa
- the LOC120358661 gene encoding uncharacterized protein LOC120358661 yields MQRRRCTVDSKCFCYVCGCYMLGKRGKIMTNALKDAYLQYFGFAVVNTDKPWVPKLFCNACRTKLYKWSLGENIYFSFSVPTLWREQKNHVDDCYFCSMNVVGINAKKLARYEYPDVSSVSKPVPRTDSDPLPICPGISAKNVLRTLSSSQSSKESDFVMEEKHLLSQSELSDLIRDLNLSKQKAELLASRLQEWKHLDPTTQVTIYRNRNHAILPFFKKENDMCFCNDIKGLFDVMNTAYDQNEWRLFIDGSKYSLKAALLHIGNKKPSIPIAHAVQTKECYDTMRTILAKIKYNEHQWKICGDLKVIGLLVGMQSGFTKFCCFLCLWDSRAVDHHYVRKVWPSRTHYEPGQQNVSSIPLVNPQDILLPPLHIKLGLIKNFVKALNREGPAFQYLIKLFPKLSYAKIKEGIFVGPDIRKVMADAKFTKCLTPDEAAAWASFKNVVHNFLGNHKSPDYKQVIDNFLKNYHKIGARMSLKIHFLHSHLDFFPQNLGDTSDEQGERLHQDIAKIERRYQGFWDEGMMSDYCWTLKRETDPKKYKRLSSTSVHF; encoded by the exons ATGCAGAGAAGACGTTGCACAGTCGATTCAAAGTGTTTTTGTTACGTTTGTGGATGTTATATGCTCGGAAAACGTGGAAAAATCATGACAAATGCGCTCAAAGATGCGTATTTGCAGTACTTTGGTTTTGCTGTAGTAAACACTGACAAGCCATGGGTACCGAAATTGTTTTGTAACGCGTGCAGAACAAAGCTGTACAAGTGGTCACTTggtgaaaatatatatttttcattttctgtgCCAACGTTATGGAGAGAACAGAAAAATCATGTAGATGATTGCTACTTTTGCTCAATGAATGTCGTCGGTATAAATGCAAAGAAACTAGCACGGTATGAATATCCGGACGTATCATCAGTGTCGAAGCCAGTTCCACGTACGGACAGTGATCCATTGCCAATTTGTCCAGGTATAAGCGCAAAAAATGTCCTAAGAACTTTGTCTTCATCACAGTCGAGCAAAGAAAGCGATTTCGTTATGGAAGAAAAGCATTTACTTTCGCAAAGTGAACTGAGTGATTTGATTCGCGATTTGAATTTATCGAAACAAAAAGCAGAGTTGCTTGCATCACGGTTGCAAGAATGGAAACATCTTGACCCTACAACACAAGTCACTATATACAGAAATAGAAATCACGCGATTTTACCTTtcttcaaaaaagaaaatgacatGTGTTTCTGCAATGACATCAAAGGTTTATTTGATGTGATGAATACAGCATATGATCAAAATGAATGGCGTTTGTTCATAGATGGTTCTAAATACAGTTTGAAGGCGGCTCTACTCCacattggaaataaaaaaccaTCGATTCCGATTGCTCACGCAGTACAAACTAAGGAATGCTATGACACAATGCGTACAATTTTGGCCAAGATCAAATACAATGAGCATCAATGGAAAATTTGTGGCGATCTAAAg GTTATTGGTCTATTGGTTGGGATGCAATCTGGATTCACGAAATTTTGCTGTTTTTTGTGTCTGTGGGACAGCCGTGCAGTTGATCATCATTATGTGAGAAAGGTGTGGCCGAGTCGTACCCATTATGAGCCAGGACAACAAAATGTGTCCTCTATACCACTTGTGAACCCACAGGACATTTTATTGCCACCTCTTCATATTAAACTTGGCCTTATTAAGAACTTTGTCAAAGCGCTCAATCGCGAAGGACCGGCTTTCCAGTACTTAATCAAGTTGTTTCCAAAACTGTCATACGCAAAAATCAAAGAAGGAATATTTGTCGGACCTGATATTCGAAAAGTAATGGCTGATGCaaagtttacaaaatgtttaacgCCTGATGAAGCAGCAGCATGGGCATCGTTTAAAAATGTTGTTCACAACTTTCTCGGTAACCACAAATCACCGGATTACAAACAAGTAATCGacaattttttgaagaattacCACAAGATTGGAGCTCGAATGTCTCTCAAGATACATTTTCTGCATTCACATCTTGATTTTTTCCCACAAAACTTGGGCGATACGAGCGACGAGCAAGGAGAGCGGCTACATCAAGATATAGCGAAAATCGAAAGGCGATACCAAGGATTTTGGGACGAAGGCATGATGAGCGACTACTGTTGGACCCTAAAGCGTGAAACAGATCCCAAGAAATATAAAAGACTCAGTTCAACCTCTGTTCATTTCTGA